Proteins encoded in a region of the Zea mays cultivar B73 chromosome 4, Zm-B73-REFERENCE-NAM-5.0, whole genome shotgun sequence genome:
- the LOC542245 gene encoding male gametophyte-specific 2 precursor codes for METTTKLRWSRPGSFLLVAAAFLASAAASGVNVGQFDDHLQKRKELAEASAREAYRPDPYNVTNSFNAAVHRAVSSSRREMRERPRKHKKRGPCRATNPIDKCWRCRRDWATDRQRLARCARGFGHATTGGLGGKIYVVTDPTDLDVVNPRPGTLRWGVIQPGPLWIIFARSMIIQLSQELLMSSDKTIDGRGAQVHIANGAGITVQLAQNVIIHNLHVHDVKHTMGGLMRDSPTHIGSRTRADGDGISLFSATNVWIDHISMSNCEDGLIDVVQSSTGITISNCHFTNHNDVMLFGASDSWPQDQIMQITVAFNHFGRGLVQRMPRCRWGFFHVVNNDYTHWLMYAIGGGDAPTIISQGNRYIAPPNIAAKVITKHYAEEGVWKNWVWHTEDDLFMNGAIFNPSGGAPKQVDTNEWVKPKPGTYVTRLTRFSGTLSCCTGKPC; via the exons ATGGAGACGACGACGAAGCTCCGGTGGAGCCGGCCCGGCTCCTTCCTCCTCGTCGCCGCGGCGTTCCTGGCGTCCGCCGCCGCGTCGGGCGTCAACGTCGGCCAGTTCGACGACCACTTGCAGAAGCGGAAGGAGCTCGCCGAGGCGTCGGCGAGGGAGGCGTACAGGCCCGACCCGTACAACGTCACCAACAGCTTCAACGCCGCCGTCCACAG AGCTGTCAGCAGCAGTCGGCGTGAGATGCGGGAGAGGCCGAGGAAGCACAAGAAGAGGGGCCCGTGCCGGGCGACGAACCCTATCGACAAGTGCTGGCGCTGCCGCAGAGACTGGGCGACGGACCGGCAGCGCCTGGCCCGTTGCGCCAGAGGCTTCGGGCACGCGACCACCGGCGGCCTCGGCGGCAAGATCTACGTGGTGACCGACCCCACCGACCTCGACGTGGTGAACCCGCGCCCCGGCACGCTGCGCTGGGGCGTCATCCAGCCCGGCCCGCTGTGGATCATCTTCGCGCGGTCCATGATCATCCAGCTCTCGCAGGAGCTGCTCATGAGCAGCGACAAGACCATCGACGGGCGCGGCGCGCAGGTGCACATCGCCAACGGCGCCGGGATCACGGTGCAGCTGGCGCAAAACGTCATCATCCACAACCTGCACGTGCACGACGTCAAGCACACCATGGGCGGCCTCATGCGCGACTCCCCCACGCACATCGGCTCCCGCACCAGGGCCGACGGCGACGGCATCTCCCTCTTCTCCGCCACCAACGTCTGGATCGACCACATCTCCATGTCCAACTGCGAGGACGGCCTCATCGACGTCGTGCAGAGCTCCACGGGGATCACCATCTCCAACTGCCACTTCACCAACCACAACGACGTCATGCTCTTCGGCGCCAGCGACTCCTGGCCGCAGGACCAGATCATGCAGATCACCGTCGCCTTCAACCACTTCGGCAGGGGCCTGGTGCAGCGGATGCCAAGGTGCCGCTGGGGCTTCTTCCACGTTGTCAACAACGACTACACGCACTGGCTCATGTACGCCATTGGCGGCGGCGACGCGCCAACCATCATCAGCCAGGGCAACCGCTACATAGCACCACCAAACATCGCCGCCAAAGTG ATCACCAAGCACTACGCGGAAGAAGGCGTGTGGAAGAACTGGGTGTGGCACACGGAGGACGACCTGTTCATGAACGGCGCCATCTTCAATCCGTCCGGCGGCGCCCCCAAGCAGGTCGACACCAACGAGTGGGTCAAGCCCAAGCCAGGAACCTACGTTACAAGGCTCACCCGCTTCTCCGGCACACTGTCCTGCTGCACGGGCAAGCCGTGCTGA